ATATTTTCATCTTGTAGTTTTGGTATGAAGAATTCATAGATAACTTCTCCAGTTCGCTGAGCCTGGACTCATAGGGCAAACATTTGACAGTCACGACACTATGTCAATACGGATATTGGTAAGTATACCTGAGTGCGGTTTGCCTATTCATATTACCTCGTTGGTGGTGCTCCAACATGAATGACTGATAATCACAATTTGAAAAGCGTAAATGATAGCCCACGTCGTCGACGGGATTATGTTCCGGAACGTTTCGATTGTTGCACTTTCCCACATAACTGTACAGTAAATAGTGTACAGTAATCCAGTGATCATTACAAATGACAATCCCATGGTGATTAAGTTTTGTACCCCGTACACGCTGTTTATCTTTATAGCCAACTTGCTCAGCTCCCAGTGAATTTTTCTGGGGAATAAGTAATGAGGAAACGGTTAATAACGTTActttaacgatgcatgtttagaAGAAATCGTTACATCACACCTTTAGCAACGtccgaaatttagtaaaccatgaCAAACAAAACATACTCTTATTTTGAGAGGCCAACTTCATGGAAGTAATTCTAAAATTGAGCAATAATGATTTTCTACCTGGTGTTTCGTTGCGttgacgttactaacttcagcctcgtaaCAAGTGATACGAATTAGCAGTTGACACCGGTAGTCGAATGGCCTCATTGCTCTTATGGTAATATTCATGATCCGTAGAAGCTCAACTAGAAAGAATTTTACTCACCGAATCTCTCGTAGTGATCGAAGCTGGTCGTTTTTCAAGCTTTTAACTTGCACCTTTTTAATCCCACCTATGGGTATGGTGTTCGCAATATTCTGAGATGTGACAAATAGTTTTTCACTAGAATAGCAAGAAGTGGCAGATTGTCCAGCTGCCAATTCCTGCAGACCGTTATTCAAATCTCGAAATTTGCTTTTCACGTATCTACACAGTGGTATGGTAAAATGACGTGAGTACAGTGAGGAATACGACGTCATGACGACAACGTTCGTTCTAAAGTAAACATTGTAAGATTGATACCTTAAGGAGGTGCAGAAGTTCAAACCCAGCAAAAAAATAGCTATTATTGGTTGATGCTGTGTTGCCGAAACACTCAGAACAGTCATCAGTGACTGACCATAACTCGGGCTCACGAGAAAATCCACAATGCTGACGGCGAACATGAATAGAACGCcgacaattacttcacaatTTAGACGAATGTAGATTCCTTTGTAATTGGTTTTAATCCCAAGGGTAGTTTGCAACGTGACATCCAAACTTTCCATCTGTATTATTACACGCTTCACTTCCTACGGGTGTAAATTGAGATTCGTGAAACGTAGAACCGAACATTACTACGAATATGTATTTTGGGTCTAGATACGAGTGTAAAAATTCAGGTTCCAGGTATCGACTACCCAGACGTATTTTATTGTACGTTGAAGGTAGGGATGAATAAGCAAATAATCGGTTGATAAATCGCAGTGATTGTATAGGTTTAGACGTTCGTTCATTCGTATCGTCATCCGAATCACCTTTAGCTGGAGCCACGCTGAAAGAGGAGCGAGAACGACGAGACAAGAATTAGCACAAATCAGTACTCGGTACATTGTTCGAGCCATTGGTGGCCCATCGTTGATAGTATCTTCAGTTTGCATGACTATGATTAAACCAGTGTAAACCATAGTCCAGTTTATCAGATTAAAAATCACCATCTGTAGTCGCATGTACAAAAACGACAGGTTGCTTTGATTCGGCTTTCGGAAAACGCCTAAACCTACGAACCAGTTGAAGTAACTGAGTGGTTTGATAGCTTCGT
This region of Neodiprion virginianus isolate iyNeoVirg1 chromosome 7, iyNeoVirg1.1, whole genome shotgun sequence genomic DNA includes:
- the LOC124309467 gene encoding putative gustatory receptor 28b, coding for MFFTEPTNFYEAIKPLSYFNWFVGLGVFRKPNQSNLSFLYMRLQMVIFNLINWTMVYTGLIIVMQTEDTINDGPPMARTMYRVLICANSCLVVLAPLSAWLQLKEVKRVIIQMESLDVTLQTTLGIKTNYKGIYIRLNCEVIVGVLFMFAVSIVDFLVSPSYGQSLMTVLSVSATQHQPIIAIFLLGLNFCTSLRYVKSKFRDLNNGLQELAAGQSATSCYSSEKLFVTSQNIANTIPIGGIKKVQVKSLKNDQLRSLREIRKIHWELSKLAIKINSVYGVQNLITMGLSFVMITGLLYTIYCTVMWESATIETFRNIIPSTTWAIIYAFQIVIISHSCWSTTNEAQRTGEVIYEFFIPKLQDENMQKEIQEFSVQMLQNPVRFNACGFFDMDYTYIQGVIGSVTTYLVILIQMSQLSQSSTSNPPANETGG